Proteins encoded together in one Sceloporus undulatus isolate JIND9_A2432 ecotype Alabama chromosome 4, SceUnd_v1.1, whole genome shotgun sequence window:
- the LOC121928159 gene encoding E3 ubiquitin-protein ligase UBR5-like isoform X1, giving the protein MTFLGCIPPNPFEVPLAEAIPLADQPHLLQPNARKEDLFGRPSQGLYSSSANSGKCLVEVTVDRNCLEVLPTKMSYAANLKNVMSMQNRQKKEEEQNVPSEESESSKPGPSAHDLAAQLKSSLLAEIGLTESEGPPLTSFRPQCSFMGMVISHDMLLGRWRLSLELFGRVFMEDVGAEPGSILTELGGFEVKESKFRREMEKLRNQQSRDLTLEVDRDRDLLIQQTMRQLNNHFGRRCATTPMAVHRVKVTFKDEPGEGSGVARSFYTAIAQAFLSNEKLPNLDCVQNANKGTHTSLMQRLRNRGERDREREREREMRRNSSGLRTGSRRDRDRDFRRQLSIDTRPFRPASEGNPSDDPDPLPAHRQALGERLYPRVQAMQPAFASKITGMLLELSPAQLLLLLASEDSLRARVDEAMELIIAHGRENGADSILDLGLLDSSDKVQENRKRHGSSRSVVDMELDDTDDGDDNAPLFYQPGKRGFYTPRPGKNTEARLNCFRNIGR; this is encoded by the exons ATGACATTTCTTGGCTGTATCCCTCCCAATCCATTTGAAGTTCCTCTAGCAGAGGCCATTCCCCTGGCAGACCAGCCACATTTGTTACAG CCAAATGCTAGAAAAGAAGATCTGTTTGGTCGACCAAGTCAAGGTCTCTATTCATCCTCTGCTAATAGTGGAAAATGTTTAGTGGAAGTGACTGTGGATAGAAACTGTCTTGAG GTTCTTCCGACCAAAATGTCCTATGCAGCCAATTTAAAAAACGTCATGAGCATGCAGAAtcggcagaagaaggaggaagaacaaaATGTGCCTTCAGAAGAATCAGAAAGTTCAAAGCCAGGTCCATCAGCTCATGATCTTGCAGCACAGTTGAAAAGCAGCTTATTGGCAGAGATTGGACTAACAGAGAGTGAAGGTCCACCTTTAACATCCTTCAG GCCACAGTGTAGTTTTATGGGAATGGTTATTTCTCATGATATGCTGCTTGGACGTTGGCGACTTTCCCTGGAATTATTTGGCAGGGTATTTATGGAAGATGTGGGAGCAGAACCTGGATcg ATCTTGACTGAATTAGGAGGTTTTGAAGTAAAAGAATCTAAATTCCGTCGAGAGATGGAAAAACTGAGAAATCAACAGTCTAGGGATTTAACATTAGAG GTTGATCGGGATAGAGATCTTCTAATTCAGCAAACAATGAGACAGCTGAACAATCATTTTGGGCGGAGATGTGCTACAACTCCAATGGCTGTCCACAGGGTAAAGGTGACATTTAAGGATGAAccaggagaaggcagtggtgtAGCACGAAGCTTTTATACTGCTATTGCACAAGCTTTCTTGTCAAATGAGAAACTGCCAAATCTAGACTGTGTTCAAAATGCCAACAAGGGGACACATACAA GTCTCATGCAAAGACTACGgaacagaggagagagagatcGGGAAAGGGAACGTGAAAGAGAAATGAGGAGAAACAGTAGTGGTTTGCGAACTGGTTCTCGGAGAGACAGGGATAG GGACTTTAGAAGGCAGCTCTCCATTGACACGAGACCTTTTCGGCCTGCTTCAGAAGGGAATCCTAGTGATGACCCCGATCCTCTTCCAGCACATCGACAAGCCTTGGGTGAAAGACTTTACCCCCGTGTACAAGCAATGCAACCT GCTTTTGCTAGCAAAATCACAGGCATGCTACTGGAATTATCCCCTGCTCAGCTGCTTCTGTTGTTAGCTAGTGAAGATTCACTACGCGCACGAGTGGATGAGGCCATGGAACTCATTATTGCACATGGAAG ggaaaatggagcagatagTATCCTAGATCTTGGTTTGTTGGATTCTTCTGATAAAGTACAA gaaaatagaaaacGGCATGGTTCCAGTCGTAGTGTTGTGGACATGGAATTAGATGATACAGACGATGGCGATGATAATGCACCACTGTTTTATCAACCTGGGAAGCGTGGATTTTATACACCAAGGCCTGGCAAAAATACAGAAGCTAGGCTAAATTGTTTCAGAAATATTGGCAGGTAA
- the LOC121928159 gene encoding E3 ubiquitin-protein ligase UBR5-like isoform X2: MTFLGCIPPNPFEVPLAEAIPLADQPHLLQPNARKEDLFGRPSQGLYSSSANSGKCLVEVTVDRNCLEVLPTKMSYAANLKNVMSMQNRQKKEEEQNVPSEESESSKPGPSAHDLAAQLKSSLLAEIGLTESEGPPLTSFRPQCSFMGMVISHDMLLGRWRLSLELFGRVFMEDVGAEPGSILTELGGFEVKESKFRREMEKLRNQQSRDLTLEVDRDRDLLIQQTMRQLNNHFGRRCATTPMAVHRVKVTFKDEPGEGSGVARSFYTAIAQAFLSNEKLPNLDCVQNANKGTHTSLMQRLRNRGERDREREREREMRRNSSGLRTGSRRDRDRRQLSIDTRPFRPASEGNPSDDPDPLPAHRQALGERLYPRVQAMQPAFASKITGMLLELSPAQLLLLLASEDSLRARVDEAMELIIAHGRENGADSILDLGLLDSSDKVQENRKRHGSSRSVVDMELDDTDDGDDNAPLFYQPGKRGFYTPRPGKNTEARLNCFRNIGR; this comes from the exons ATGACATTTCTTGGCTGTATCCCTCCCAATCCATTTGAAGTTCCTCTAGCAGAGGCCATTCCCCTGGCAGACCAGCCACATTTGTTACAG CCAAATGCTAGAAAAGAAGATCTGTTTGGTCGACCAAGTCAAGGTCTCTATTCATCCTCTGCTAATAGTGGAAAATGTTTAGTGGAAGTGACTGTGGATAGAAACTGTCTTGAG GTTCTTCCGACCAAAATGTCCTATGCAGCCAATTTAAAAAACGTCATGAGCATGCAGAAtcggcagaagaaggaggaagaacaaaATGTGCCTTCAGAAGAATCAGAAAGTTCAAAGCCAGGTCCATCAGCTCATGATCTTGCAGCACAGTTGAAAAGCAGCTTATTGGCAGAGATTGGACTAACAGAGAGTGAAGGTCCACCTTTAACATCCTTCAG GCCACAGTGTAGTTTTATGGGAATGGTTATTTCTCATGATATGCTGCTTGGACGTTGGCGACTTTCCCTGGAATTATTTGGCAGGGTATTTATGGAAGATGTGGGAGCAGAACCTGGATcg ATCTTGACTGAATTAGGAGGTTTTGAAGTAAAAGAATCTAAATTCCGTCGAGAGATGGAAAAACTGAGAAATCAACAGTCTAGGGATTTAACATTAGAG GTTGATCGGGATAGAGATCTTCTAATTCAGCAAACAATGAGACAGCTGAACAATCATTTTGGGCGGAGATGTGCTACAACTCCAATGGCTGTCCACAGGGTAAAGGTGACATTTAAGGATGAAccaggagaaggcagtggtgtAGCACGAAGCTTTTATACTGCTATTGCACAAGCTTTCTTGTCAAATGAGAAACTGCCAAATCTAGACTGTGTTCAAAATGCCAACAAGGGGACACATACAA GTCTCATGCAAAGACTACGgaacagaggagagagagatcGGGAAAGGGAACGTGAAAGAGAAATGAGGAGAAACAGTAGTGGTTTGCGAACTGGTTCTCGGAGAGACAGGGATAG AAGGCAGCTCTCCATTGACACGAGACCTTTTCGGCCTGCTTCAGAAGGGAATCCTAGTGATGACCCCGATCCTCTTCCAGCACATCGACAAGCCTTGGGTGAAAGACTTTACCCCCGTGTACAAGCAATGCAACCT GCTTTTGCTAGCAAAATCACAGGCATGCTACTGGAATTATCCCCTGCTCAGCTGCTTCTGTTGTTAGCTAGTGAAGATTCACTACGCGCACGAGTGGATGAGGCCATGGAACTCATTATTGCACATGGAAG ggaaaatggagcagatagTATCCTAGATCTTGGTTTGTTGGATTCTTCTGATAAAGTACAA gaaaatagaaaacGGCATGGTTCCAGTCGTAGTGTTGTGGACATGGAATTAGATGATACAGACGATGGCGATGATAATGCACCACTGTTTTATCAACCTGGGAAGCGTGGATTTTATACACCAAGGCCTGGCAAAAATACAGAAGCTAGGCTAAATTGTTTCAGAAATATTGGCAGGTAA